In the Gopherus evgoodei ecotype Sinaloan lineage chromosome 19, rGopEvg1_v1.p, whole genome shotgun sequence genome, CGAATAAAGAAATTTGGGATATTACCAAATACGCTCGAGAGCTTTGCAGGTTTCCAGCAGACAGGGTATTCACCACCAGCAAGGCTACAAGCAGCAGAGGGATAattgggctggtgcagggggagtggagaAGTAATGAGATGGAAGTAAAGAGAATTGAAGATGACAGTCAAGAAAAGATCAGGGCCTGTAAGCTCTGGAATATTCCCCCAAAGGAAGCAACGGGAGCCTCCTTGCCCAAGATACTTAGAACTAGGCTGCTCAGGGCATGGAGGATCACCCAGTAGGAAGCTCTCCTGCCATGGCAGGCTGGCTACAGGCTAGGTGAGCAGGTAAGGTTTGTCCATCTCTGACTTCTAGCAGGAGGAATGGAGGGACTTTGACAGCACGACGTCGATTTTTCATCGACTTCTCAGTTCCACTGAGATTTCCATGCTTTGATTCAAAGCAatccagagggagggagggaggaaggttcCATTCGTCTCTTACCTAGGATCTCGCTGCTTGGAGAAGGAGGGTTTCCTTCAGCCCCTGCAGCGCAAGCAGAGTGTTTCGGTTTGGACGTCTCCAGGCCAGCGAGGAGGGTCATGAAATCCACCACGGTGTCGATGTGCTGTGGGCTGGAGGTGACCTCCCTCAGCGCGCACACCGCGTTCAGTCTGCTGAAAGACTTGAGCTCAGAGATATTGGCCTGCAAGAACAGGAGGATGATGTTCAGGTCGTTCAAGGGGCAGGTCAGCATCTTCCTGCTGAGGAGGTCGAAGGCAGGCAGCATCTCGTAGATGGACAAGAGGCGCTTGTCCcactggaggagctgcagcatgTTGTAGATGACCACAGGTGCCAGGAGGACATAGACACCCCCGTTGGAGATGCTGATCAGCTGGAAGACAGAGAAGAAGACCAGCTTGCAGGGAATCACATCGGGAACATGGGGCTCATCTTGCAGGAGCCCTGTCTTGATGGAGCAGCTGAATTCATCTTGGAAAAAGACGCAGAGGTGGAGAAATCCCAGGTAGAGACAGGTAGCAGTGataaggagcagcagcagcaggttccGCAGCAGGTAGGCGCCCACCAGGGAATGCGAGCGCTGCTTGCAGGCCAGGTACCGCTCCAGCAGTGGGAACTCAAAGTACCGCTCCCTGCGAGCCCTGAGGGAAAGACAGCGGGCTAGTtggggccagttcctcagctagGGTAAATCACTTCACTGAAATcagattacaccagctgaggacctggcctgtAAATGCCACCTCTAGGGTTAAATCCCTGGGCCCCTGATGTCAAGGACATGTAGTGCTGGATGGATCAGAACACTGCCCAGGGCATTAACCAGAATCACAGGaccagagggttagaagggacctcaagggtcatctagtctagcccccaATGTGActcgggtgggtgggtgggtgagtgtgtTTATACTCAGAACATGTTTTGATCAACTTTTTTCTCGTTTGTAGCCAACACATTTTAAgtaattttgtttaataaaaagatCAGCCTTTAAATGCTGGTTTTGTGCATGTAATTGAATTTTAATTTCCACCCAAATGGAGCATGACGCAAATCACGAGGAAAAAATTAAATCCTTCTCTATAGTCGCTAAAAATTGCAGCATTCACCCTTTTCTAGCATAATCAAAACGCAGAAACTAAGCAGCTGAAAAAACGTGCCTGGATAAAACGTAACCTCGTGGTTAGCAAAAAGTAATATGGGATTTAGGGCAAAGGCTGTTATTTCAATCCACGTGTGAATGACAACCCTCCAACGAGTATCAACCttcctttaggaaaataactcaaAAGTACAAAAGCAAAACAGGATTAAAATAGAggctttaaatcaaggtttcctgcctgCTAATTTccatcatgatttaaatcaacccCCCGTCTCCCCTTCTAGTAGATTATGTAGCTCTTCTGCATTTAAAGGACCTAATCCTGCCCACAAGCCAATCCCCTCGCACCCTCCACcccgtcaatgggagttttgcctgcataCAGGTGGTGGGACCCTAAGGAAACCACAGAGATGAGTTTCCCTAGGGTCCCATAGGGTTGTGCGAGacaggagccccctcccaccatgGTATCTGCAGCCCCCTGGCCTTCCACTATCAGCAGGATCCACACTGTGCATGCAGTTTATCCACAGCTGCTTCCTGGAGAAgaagccagagtcctggctgcggGGGTGAGAAGGGGGTAGGAggcagtgggggatgggaggaatcacatgtggggggaaggggcagtggccGTCAGCTGGGGCCCTGCACTGTTACCTCCCTGGGGGTCTGCTGACCCTAGGCCCAGCCCTGAGTGCTCTGTACCCCATTCACAGGTccacctccagccctggggcaacTCAGGCTCAGCCCCAGGTGGAGGGCGGCCTGTGCTGTGGATGGGATCAGACACACACATGCCAGACCAGATTGGACCACAGCCCCATGTGAGGTAGGGGATTCCAGGCACAGAtctcatagaatcgtagaatatcagagttggaagagacctcgggaagtcatctagtccaatcccctgctcaaagcaggaccaatccccaactaaatactCCCAGCCAGggcgtcaagcctgaccttaaaaacctctaaggaaggagatgctaccacctccctaggtaacccattccagtgcttcaccactctcctagtaaaaaaagtttttcctaatatccagcctagacttcccccactgaaAGGAAAGGTCAAGGAGGGTCCTGAGGAGATGCCATCTGAAGTTGCAGGGGAATACCACAAGGGGAACAGTCCCTCTGCCtcaccagggacttgaacccagaccCTCAGATTAAAAATCCTGCAGTCCATCCCAGGCTGCCACAGAGGGCTCTTcacaggggagggagtgggggcccAGGTTCTAGGGATCCACCACCCAGCTCCAGTCTGTCACTTTCCCCTCAGAATCCCAGTGTGCTGAGgaacccacccacacacaccaggGCAGGCCTGAGGGCAGCCTCGGTGAGGGAAGGTCCTGGTAGCATGGCCTcgggggagctggggctgggcgggAACCTCAGTGCCGACAGGTTCAGAGGTCAGAAACCTGTCATGGAACCAGTCCTAAGGACATTCTCCAAGGAGACCCCTCGACCTTGCCCCACTAGAGAGCTCTCTTGCCCTGGGTCTCCAAGAAAAAGGACCCCCCTCCAGCGAGATGGTGGCTGCGGGACTACGCAcgctgggagtgggaggaggaaccCAAAGGGTCAGTTCCCAAGCCACTGACTCACTTCTCAAACTCCTCCCAGAAGAGCCGGGCATCCGTGCTGGCCTGGCGGACCTTCACCATGTGCTGCACCAGGCGGATGGAGCGGTTGTAGGACTTGTCCAGCTCGTCGATGATGAAGAGCAGGTCGCTGTTCAGCGCAGGCGCAGCTGTGTATCGCCACAGCAGGGAGGGCAGGTACATGGCCACCGCGATGAGCAGCAGGGAGTAGGGGAAGGCCTGGGCAAAAGACAATGCAATGGCTGAGGCCAGCTCGACCGGCGAGAGTGAGAGCAGACCAGCAGTCAGAACAGACTATAACAGGAGCATAAAGGACAAGCCAGGAAGCAAGTCAAGGCCGTTCAGGGCTGCACATTCTACTCCTGAGGGcgttctgtgccaaaaaaaaattaaaaattctgcacacaatattttacaaTTCAGCAaacttttgcaaattttatttgtcaaatacatttgcaggctccagcatggcattggggagcactgATCACTGGCTGccctgaggtgggagatcactgtgcagctccccacaCCGAGCCatgactcagtggtgaggctgcacctgacccagcgcaaggaccgggcctgccccagaaacaccccagggccctgcccctccatgccaggtgcgggcaggcaggctcagcaaggcaggatccaagtgtgaaggagtttagtgtggggggatccaggtgtgggttgagaccATTCTGTGGGGTAATCTGGGTGCGAGTGGCTCAGGGAGGAATCCGGATGCAGGGGGAACCTgaatgcacaggggcttgttgggagCTTCTGGGTAGATGAGGGAGCAGCTGTACAGagatcccttcccctgcagctgagaAGCAATGAGGGCAGGAAGCATAGGTTgaggggagtttgcagagcttcctgcagcggggggagaaatctgggggtgggtctgacccagccccagatgcc is a window encoding:
- the PANX3 gene encoding pannexin-3; the protein is MSIAHTAAEYMLSDALLPEPSGSRAKGLRLELPCDRVVKFVAVGLPLFLVSLAFAREFSMGTQISCFSPTNFTGKQSAYVDTSCWDSLIHYEFDAAGNTTAKSLWTLKAFPYSLLLIAVAMYLPSLLWRYTAAPALNSDLLFIIDELDKSYNRSIRLVQHMVKVRQASTDARLFWEEFEKARRERYFEFPLLERYLACKQRSHSLVGAYLLRNLLLLLLITATCLYLGFLHLCVFFQDEFSCSIKTGLLQDEPHVPDVIPCKLVFFSVFQLISISNGGVYVLLAPVVIYNMLQLLQWDKRLLSIYEMLPAFDLLSRKMLTCPLNDLNIILLFLQANISELKSFSRLNAVCALREVTSSPQHIDTVVDFMTLLAGLETSKPKHSACAAGAEGNPPSPSSEILEMEPTGEAKGNAGPKPSLPGSA